CAGCGCGACGGCGACCCGGGTGATCGGGAGCGTGGCGGCGGCGGTGAACGCGGGCCGGGACAGGTCGACGATGGCGAACCAGTCGTACCCGGCGACGGTGATCCACGTGGTGACGACGAGCGGCGCGACGATCCGTCCGAACCCCGTCAGGCCGACCGCCATCGCGACGGCCAGGACGGGCACCACCGGCAGGCCGTACCGGGCCTGCGCGGCACCGCCCTGCATCGTGAAGCGCACCTGCAGGAACACCACTGCGGCGAAAACCGCCACGAGCATCAGGGCGACGAGCGCGTCGGCGAGCCGGTCGCCGCGGGGGTCGAGGTCGCGGCGACGGACCGGTGCGAGCGTGCTGCGCCGGAGCCCGGGCACGACGGCGACGACGACCGCGAGCAGCAGGGGGACGACCAGGAGCGCCCACGTCCACCCCCACGGGTCGGCGAAGTGTCCGCGGAACACCGAGAACACGCCGGACCAGAACCCCGGGTCGGTGACGGTCTCGACGAAGCCGTGCTGCTCGCGCCGCAGGTTCTGCGCTGCCCAGTCGGGGTGGCTGCCGGCGATGTTCCCGGTGAGCTGGCGGTTGCGGAGGAAGAACCACCCCGCGGCGAGCACCGGGGCGACCGCGGCGACCGCCACGGCGAGGACCTTGCCCGGCAGGCGGTTCCACCGGCCGCTCCCCTTGGCGCAGAGGAAGGCGACCAGGACGACCGCGACGAAGACGACCGCGGAGAGGCGGCTGAGCATGCCGGCTGCCGTCACCACGGCACCGAGGACCACGAGTCGCGTGGAGAGACCCCGGCGGATCGCGGTGGCGCCGACGCCGATCGCGAGCGCCCCGAACGCGACGTTCGGCAGGTCGTTGTAGACCGCGCCACCGACGAGCAGGAACATCGGGGTCATCGCGACGACGACCGCCGCGACGGCGGAGACGACCGGTCTGGCGGGCAGGACCCGACGCGCCGCCCACGCGGAAGCGAGCACGGTCAGACCGGCGAGCACGGCGTTCACGGCGCGTCCGGTGAGGACGGCCGCGTACAGGTGGCCGCCGTCCCAGAGCGGCCCGACCACCGGGGCGAGGATCGCGTAGAAGAGCGGCGGGTGCTGTGACACCCACTGGACGGGCGGCAGGATGCCGAAGGGCGACCGGATCGAGAGCCCGTCCTCGAAGACCGGCAGGTGCCCGTGCCAGACCGTCACCGCGTAGTCGAAGTGCGCGGCCTCGTCACCGGAGTTGAAGGGCGGGGCGCTGAAGCCGATCGCGATCGACGCGAGGACGGCGAAGCACGCCGCGGCGAGGACGATGCCGGCGGTGACGGACGGGAGGGATCGACGCACGATGTGCGATCCTCCCACAGTCCGTGACAAGGTGATCTGTGCTCAGCCCCGCGACGTCCGGCCCGGCTCACGCCGACTCCGAGCGCGACACCGAGACCGCAGCATCTGTGCGTCCGCATAGGCTGGGCGGAGGAGTCCGGACAGCTCCCCACCATCGCCCGAGCCCGCGGGCGGTGCACCGACGACCAGATCGAGACGCCCGACGCAGTGAAGCTCTTCATCCAGATCCCGTGCCTCAACGAGGAACAGACGCTCCCCGCCGTCCTCAGCACCATCCCGGAGTCGATCCCCGGCATCGACGAGATCGAGGTGCTGGTCATCGACGACGGGTCGACCGACCGGACCGTCGAGGTCGCGCGCGCCCACGGCGTGACGCACTTCGTCCGGCACACGTCGAACATGGGGCTCGCGCGGTCCTTCCGGGACGGCGTGGACTACGCGCTGCTGCACGGCGCGGACATCGTCGTGAACACCGACGGCGACAACCAGTACCCGCAGGCGCAGATCGCCGACCTGGTCCAGCCGATCCTGCGGTCCGAGGCCGAGATCGTCATCGGCGACCGGCAGACCCGGACGATCGAGCACTTCTCCGGGTTCAAGAAGGCGATGCAGCGCTTCGGTTCCTGGGTGGCGAGCCGCGCCGCCGGGCTCGACCTGCCCGACGCCGCCAGCGGCTTCCGCGCCTACTCGAAGTACTCGCTCATCCGGCTGAACATCGTGACGCGGTTCAGCTACTGCATGGAGACGATCGTGCAGGCCGGGTACAAGCGCATCGCGATCGCGAGCATCCCGATCACGACGAACGCGAAGACGCGCGAGTCGCGCCTGTTCAGCAACATCTGGCAGCACATGTTCGAGTCCGGTTCGGCGATCGCCCGCGTGTACCTGATGTACCGCCCGATGGCGCTGTTCGCGTCGGTGAGCGCGGTCCTCGCCGCCTGCGGGCTCATCCCGTTCGTCCGCTACCTGGTCCTGCTCGCCACCGACTCCGGCGGGAACCACCTGCAGTCGCTGCTGCTCGGGATCGTGCTCGTCATCACCGCGGTCCTGTCGATCACGATCGGCGTGGTCGCGGACCTGACGCGGCTGAACCGCACGCTGGCAGAGGAGCAGCTCGACCTGCAGAAGCTCGCCCGGTATGGCGACTGACCTCCCCGCGCAGGCCGACACGACGACGTCGGCGCACCGGCGCGCCCCCGAGGGTGGCGCGCCGGGCGGTCGCGAGTGTCTCGTCGTCGTCGCGGTCACGGCGCTCTTCGGTGTGCTCCTGGTGCTCTGGGCGGCCCTCCTGCCCGCGTTCCAGGCCCCGGACGAGCGCGCGCACTTCGACGCCGCGGTGCACCTCGCGATCGGGGACGGCTGGCCCGACCCGGGCGACATGCACCTGCTCCGGGCGGTGGACCAGGCCGGGTCCGGTGCCGGACCGTCGATGGGCGACCTCCTGCGGTCGACCGGGTCGGCCGAGGCCGACACCGTCAACCAGATGACGCAGCACCCGTCGACGTACTACGTCCTCGCCGGAGGTGTGCTGCGCGCGGTCGACTTCACGGCGCACCGTGTGGACGTCGACGTGGTCCTGGTCCGGCTCTTCAGCGCCCTCTTCGTGCTGCCGCTCCCTGCCCTCGCCTGGGCCACCGTGCGCCGCGTGACGGGCTCACCCCGGGCCGCGGTCGTCGGCGCCTTCGCGGTGCTGGCCGTGCCGGAGCTGGCGTCGATCGGTGCGTCCGTGTCGAACGACCCGCCGGTCGTGCTGTTCGCGGCCACCACGGTGTGGCTCGCGAGCAGGGTGCTCACCGGGGACGCGCGGACCAGGACCGCCGTCGCCCTCGCGGTGTCGCTCGGTGTCGCCATCCTCTGGAAGGGCACGGCGCTCCCGCTGATCCCGTTCGTCGCGGTCGTCGTGCTGGTCGGGGCATCCCGTCGCACGGGGGTCGCGGCCCGGCTGCTCCGCGCGCTCTGGGTGCTCGCGATCGCCGCGCTGATCGGCGCGTGGTGGTGGCTGCGGAACCTCGTGGTCTTCCACACGCTGCAGCCGAGCGGCTTCGAGTCGATCCGACCACCGCAGCCCTTCCCGGCGGGCACGGGTCCTGACCCGGCGGCGTTCGCGGACGTGTCGTGGACGACCATCGCGCGGACGTTCTGGGGCAGCTTCGGCGGCCGCGCGCAGTGGATCCTGTCGCCCGTCGTGTTCGAGACCGCCACGGTGCTCGCGCTCGGCGCGGTCCTGGTCTGGGGCTTCCGTCGCGCTCCCGGGCTCCGTGTGGCGGTCGCGCTGGCGGTGCTGCCACTGACCGTCTTCGTGTTCCAGACCGCGAACGCCTGGGGCAGCTACCGCTCGACGACCTTCATCGGCGCGACACAGGGGCGCTACTACTTCCCCGCGCTGCTCGTCTTCGTCGCCCTGAGCGCGATCGCCTGGCGGCGTGCCGTCGGGACCGACCGGGCACGGCGGCGGTTCGCGACGGTCGTGAGTGCGATCGCCGTGGCCCTGGCGCTCTACGGTCCCTTCTTCACGTTCACCTGGATCGGCGAGAGCGGACGCACCCGGGTCACCTCGGCCGGACTCGCGGCGCTGGCTGCGTCGACACCCGCGCCCGTGCCCGGCCTCGTCGCGGCGTGGCTGGTCGCGCTCGTGCTCGCGGTGACCGCGGTGCTCCTGTCGCGAGGCGTCCCGAGCGTTCCCGGTGTCCCGGGTGTCCCGGGTGTCCCGGGTGTCCCGGGTGTCCCCGACACCGAGCCGGTCGGTGCACCGGCCGGACACGCAGCCGCCGGCGACGGCGGTGCGCCCGCCGGCAACGACCACGACCACGGGACGACGTCCGATCCGGGCAGCGTCCCCGACCGAGGAACCACCGCATGAGCCGCCCCCGCTCCCGGACCACCCCGGGGATCGGCCGATCCGAACTCCTGCTGGTCGCCGGCACCACCACGGTGTTCCTGCTGCTCCTCGTCACGTGGGCGTACGTGAACCCCGCGCTGCACGGCCCGGACGAGGTCGCGAACGTCGACGCGGTCGTGCACCTCGCGCTGGGCCAGCCGTGGCCCGCGACGGGTGACCTGCACTACGTCCAGGGGCTGCTCGCGCAGAACGTGCCGGCGCACCTGCCGCCCGCGGTGCAGCGCGGGACGTTCGCGGACATCATCGGCGACGGCACGCTCAACCCGCGCGGGAACCCGATGTCGCAGCACCCCCCGACGTACTTCCTGGTGCAGGCCGCGGTCGCGCACCTGATCGACTTCGGCTCCCGCAGATGGGACCTCGTCGTGCTGGTCATGCGGCTCGTCGACGTCGTGGTGGCCGCGCCGCTCCCCGTGCTCGTGTGGGCATCGGTGCGTCGCGCCACCCGGTCTCCCCGCCTCGCCGTCGCCGCCGCGGCGGTCCTGCTCGCCGTACCCCAGGTCGTGCAGCTCGCGTCGTCGGTCTCGCTGTGGGTACCCGTCATCACCGCCGGTGCGCTCGCGACCTGGCTCGCCGTGCGTGTCCTGACCGGCGACCGGTCGTGGCTGACCGCCGTCGCACTCGGCGGTGCACTGTCCGTCGGGACCGCGGTGATGGCCGGCGGCTGGATGGCCGTCCCCTTCGCCCTCGTCACCGTGCTCGCCGCGCGCCGATCGGTGCGCGCGGCGCGGGAGGTCGTCGGTCGGGTGCTCCGGGCCCTCGTCGTGCTGGCCGTCCCCGTCGTCACGACGGGGTGGTGGTACGCCCGCCAGTTCATCCGGACGGGATCGCCGCAACCGGACCCGTTCGCGCCCGTCACCAAGCAGTGGCCCGCGGGCGAGGGCCCGGACCCGGTCCAGTTCGGCGGCACCTTCTGGAACGGCATCTCGGACTCGTTCTGGGGCCAGCTCGGCCGGTACGAGTGGCCGCTCTCCCCGATCATCGTCGACAGCGCGACCGTGATCGCGCTCACCGCCGTGGTCTGGGCCGCCTCGCGCCGCACGGTCGACCGTCGGACGATGCTCGTCGTGGGCGTGTTCCCGGCGACCGCCCTCGTCGTCGTGCTCGCTCGCGACTGGGCGACCTACGTCGGCCACCTCAGCGTCCGCGTGGACCAGGGGCGCTTCCTGTTCCCCGCACTCGCAGCGCTGCTCGTCGTGCAGGCGGTCGGCTGGCGCGGCCTGGTCGTCCGCGAGCAGGTCCGCGTCCGACTGGCACGGGCCGTGCTCGTCGTGGCGCCGCTCATCGCCCTCGCAGCGCTCGGGCTGCTGTACGTCGGCAGTTTCGAGGAGTTCGTCTTCCGGGTCTCCGCCGCCGGCAAGCAGACCCTGTGGGACTCGCTGCCCGTCGGTCGCGGGGTCCTCGGGGGGCTCGTCGTGCTCACCGCCGTCGTGGGAGCCGCGACCGCCGTGTCCCTGTGGCGGTGGTTCGGACGCCGGACGGCTCCGGCGCCCGCGACCGCGCCCGCTAGACTGCCCGCCGACCGTCGAACCGATCACTGAAGGAACAACGCGTGAAGATCCTCGTCACCGGAGGGGCCGGCTTCATCGGCTCGAACTTCGTCCGCCGTACGCTGCAGGACGCCTACCCCGGCCTGGAAGGCGCCGACGTCGTCGTCTACGACGCACTCACCTACTCGGGGAACCTCGAGAACCTCGCCCCCGTCGCGGACTCGCCCCGCTACTCCTTCGTGCAGGGTGACATCACCGACGCCGCGAAGCTCGACGAGGTGATCCCGGGCATCGACGCGATCGTGCACTTCGCCGCCGAGTCGCACGTCGACCGCTCGGTCCGCGACTCCGGCGTCTTCGTCGAGACCAACGTCGTCGGGACCCAGCGTCTGCTCGACGCCGCGCTCCGTCACGGCACCGAGCGCTTCGTGCACGTCTCCACGGACGAGGTCTACGGTTCCATCAGCGAGGGCTCGTGGGCCGAGGACCGCCCGCTCGAGCCGAACTCGCCGTACTCGGCGTCCAAGGCCGGCAGCGACCTGCTCGCCCGCAGCTACCACCGCACGCACGGCATGAACGTGTCGATCACGCGGTGCTCGAACAACTACGGGCCGTACCACTTCCCCGAGAAGGTCATCCCGCTGTTCGTCACGAACCTGATCGACGACAAGCACGTCCCGCTGTACGGCGAGGGCAACAACATCCGCGACTGGCTGCACGTCGACGACCACACCCGCGGCATCGCGATGGTGCTCGTCGGGGGCCGCGCGGGCGAGGTCTACAACATCGGCGGCGGCACCGAGCTCACGAACAAGGAGCTCACCGGCATGCTGCTCGAGGCCACCGGCAAGGACTGGTCGTACGTCGACCGCGTCCAGGACCGCCTCGGCCACGACCTCCGCTACTCCGTCGACATCTCGAAGATCCAGGCCGAGCTCGGTTACGAGCCGCAGGTGCCGTTCGAGCAGGGCCTCGCCGACGTCGTGCAGTGGTACCGCGACAACCGCGCGTGGTGGGAGCCCCTCAAGGAGCGCGCAGCCCTCGCATGACCCGCTACCTGATCACCGGCGCCGCCGGCATGCTCGGACAGGACCTGCAGCAGGCCCTGTCCGGACGTGACGTCACCGCGCTCTCCCGCGCCGACCTCGACATCACGGACGAGCAGGCGGTCGCCGCGGCCGTCGCCGGTCACGACGTCGTCGTCAACGCCGCCGCCTACACGAAGGTGGACGACGCCGAGTCGCACGAGGACGACGCGTACGCGGTCAACGCACGCGGACCCGAGGTCCTCGCCACGGCCACCGTCGCCGCCGGCGCGAAGCTCGTGCAGGTGTCGACCGACTACGTGTTCGACGGCAACGGTACGTCCCCCTACGCCGAGGACGAGCCGACCGACCCGATCGGCGCCTACGGTCGCACGAAGGCGGCCGGCGAGGACGCGGTCCGACGGATCGCACCGGACTCGTCGTACATCGTGCGCACCGCGTGGCTGTACGGCGCGGGCGGCCCGAACTTCGCGAAGACGATGATCCGGCTCGCCGGGTCGCACGAAACGGTCAGCGTCGTCACGGACCAGGTCGGCCAGCCGACGTGGACCGCGGACCTGGCCCGCCAGATCGTCGCGATGCTCGACGCCGACGCGCCGGCCGGCACCTACCACGGGACGAACGGCGGTCAGGGGTCCTGGCTCGACTTCACGAAGGCGATCTACGCCGAGGTCGGCCTCGACCCGGAGCGGGTCCTGCCGACCGACAGCTCGGCCTTCGTCCGCCCGGCACCGCGCCCCGCCTACAGCGTCCTCGGACACGACGGATGGGCACGTGCCGGCATCGCGCCGATGCGCGACTGGCGCGACGCGCTCCACGCCGCGGCCGCTGCGGGCGTGCTCACCGCCTGACCGGCGGATCCTGACGGGAGGCCCTGCGCACGTCCGCCACGCGCGGTCCGTGAGCAGGGCCTCCCGTCCGTCGTCCCGGCCGGTCCCGTCGTCCCGGCCGGTCCCGTCGTCTCAACCCAGCAGGGTGGTGAGCCGGTCCTCGAGCGGGGCGACCGCCGCCGCCGGGCGGAACCGGTCCGCGGCCGTCGCTGCCGCGGCGCGGCGACGCGCGAGCAGGTCCCGGTCGTCGGCCAGCGCACGGACGGCGGCCGCCAGCGCGGCCGCGTCCCCCGCCGGGAACGACGTCACCGCGTCGCCGAAGGCGCGCCGCTGCGGCGCGGTGTCGCTCGTGACGACCGCCAGTCCGGCCGCGGCGCACTGGTAGACCTTGTTCGGGACGACCTTCAGCGCCTTCTCGGTGGTCCCCGCGATGCCGATGCCGACGTCGTGGGCCGCGACGAGGTCCGGGAGCTCCGCCGCGTCGACCCACGACCGCCACTCGGTCGGCGCGCCGCCCGTCGCTGACCGGCGCGCCTCGTCCAGGTCCTGTCCGCTGCCGATCATGGTGACGAGCACGCTGCCGTCGTCGGGCAACGCTCCGACGGCACGGCCGATCGTCCCGGCACCCTGCAGCGGGGTGAAGAGCCCGTAGAAGACCACCCGGAGGGGCGCGTCCGCTCGGCGGTCGGCCTCGCGCGCACCGGCCTCGTACCAGGCGCCGGTCGCCCCGACGGGGACGACGACGGCCTTCGCCCGGAGGGACGGCGGCACCACGTCGCGGTGTTCCTCGGTGTCGACGAGGACGACGTCCGCGATCGTGAGCGCGGCCCGGTCCAGGAACCGCAGCAGGCGCTGCTTCACACCGGTGGCCCCGACGCCGCGGTCCTGCGCCGTCGTGGCCGCGAACACGAGGTGGTCCAGCACGACGGGCGTGCGCGGGAAGAGCAACCGGGCGAGCCACACGTCGAAGTGGCCCATGTACCCGACGAGC
The Curtobacterium citreum genome window above contains:
- a CDS encoding glycosyltransferase family 39 protein; this encodes MRRSLPSVTAGIVLAAACFAVLASIAIGFSAPPFNSGDEAAHFDYAVTVWHGHLPVFEDGLSIRSPFGILPPVQWVSQHPPLFYAILAPVVGPLWDGGHLYAAVLTGRAVNAVLAGLTVLASAWAARRVLPARPVVSAVAAVVVAMTPMFLLVGGAVYNDLPNVAFGALAIGVGATAIRRGLSTRLVVLGAVVTAAGMLSRLSAVVFVAVVLVAFLCAKGSGRWNRLPGKVLAVAVAAVAPVLAAGWFFLRNRQLTGNIAGSHPDWAAQNLRREQHGFVETVTDPGFWSGVFSVFRGHFADPWGWTWALLVVPLLLAVVVAVVPGLRRSTLAPVRRRDLDPRGDRLADALVALMLVAVFAAVVFLQVRFTMQGGAAQARYGLPVVPVLAVAMAVGLTGFGRIVAPLVVTTWITVAGYDWFAIVDLSRPAFTAAATLPITRVAVALAVLALAVVVVLTWVAFLRRPVATGTGTATGTGTGAVPGPVATEPLPLVGFVVHGAGGVHPASAHIRVTGRMSALAASGAARVAQVDPVRWADGSDTAHLDAILVQRDAFPLASLDDAFARARAEGTRIVAEVDDDFFSPEARARLARAEYDPERLASVDRLVRSADAVVVSTRALQAVLAAEAVAAVVVPNAVQPGLWADQTVTAPSAADTTGPRRVLYMGSATHGGDLDLLRPVFDGFTDEDGRPVRLEVVGVTGDDDVWHDRLAVPEGASHYPDFVAFLRANAHRWSAGVAPLTDDRFNDAKSDLKFLEYTMLGLPFVGSDRPSYAGVDAHGGLLAGDGPDAWRAALLTAFRQSGERVARARAYVAAERTLGADGPWRTALGIDPA
- a CDS encoding glycosyltransferase family 2 protein, which produces MKLFIQIPCLNEEQTLPAVLSTIPESIPGIDEIEVLVIDDGSTDRTVEVARAHGVTHFVRHTSNMGLARSFRDGVDYALLHGADIVVNTDGDNQYPQAQIADLVQPILRSEAEIVIGDRQTRTIEHFSGFKKAMQRFGSWVASRAAGLDLPDAASGFRAYSKYSLIRLNIVTRFSYCMETIVQAGYKRIAIASIPITTNAKTRESRLFSNIWQHMFESGSAIARVYLMYRPMALFASVSAVLAACGLIPFVRYLVLLATDSGGNHLQSLLLGIVLVITAVLSITIGVVADLTRLNRTLAEEQLDLQKLARYGD
- a CDS encoding glycosyltransferase family 39 protein, which translates into the protein MATDLPAQADTTTSAHRRAPEGGAPGGRECLVVVAVTALFGVLLVLWAALLPAFQAPDERAHFDAAVHLAIGDGWPDPGDMHLLRAVDQAGSGAGPSMGDLLRSTGSAEADTVNQMTQHPSTYYVLAGGVLRAVDFTAHRVDVDVVLVRLFSALFVLPLPALAWATVRRVTGSPRAAVVGAFAVLAVPELASIGASVSNDPPVVLFAATTVWLASRVLTGDARTRTAVALAVSLGVAILWKGTALPLIPFVAVVVLVGASRRTGVAARLLRALWVLAIAALIGAWWWLRNLVVFHTLQPSGFESIRPPQPFPAGTGPDPAAFADVSWTTIARTFWGSFGGRAQWILSPVVFETATVLALGAVLVWGFRRAPGLRVAVALAVLPLTVFVFQTANAWGSYRSTTFIGATQGRYYFPALLVFVALSAIAWRRAVGTDRARRRFATVVSAIAVALALYGPFFTFTWIGESGRTRVTSAGLAALAASTPAPVPGLVAAWLVALVLAVTAVLLSRGVPSVPGVPGVPGVPGVPGVPDTEPVGAPAGHAAAGDGGAPAGNDHDHGTTSDPGSVPDRGTTA
- the rfbB gene encoding dTDP-glucose 4,6-dehydratase encodes the protein MKILVTGGAGFIGSNFVRRTLQDAYPGLEGADVVVYDALTYSGNLENLAPVADSPRYSFVQGDITDAAKLDEVIPGIDAIVHFAAESHVDRSVRDSGVFVETNVVGTQRLLDAALRHGTERFVHVSTDEVYGSISEGSWAEDRPLEPNSPYSASKAGSDLLARSYHRTHGMNVSITRCSNNYGPYHFPEKVIPLFVTNLIDDKHVPLYGEGNNIRDWLHVDDHTRGIAMVLVGGRAGEVYNIGGGTELTNKELTGMLLEATGKDWSYVDRVQDRLGHDLRYSVDISKIQAELGYEPQVPFEQGLADVVQWYRDNRAWWEPLKERAALA
- the rfbD gene encoding dTDP-4-dehydrorhamnose reductase; protein product: MTRYLITGAAGMLGQDLQQALSGRDVTALSRADLDITDEQAVAAAVAGHDVVVNAAAYTKVDDAESHEDDAYAVNARGPEVLATATVAAGAKLVQVSTDYVFDGNGTSPYAEDEPTDPIGAYGRTKAAGEDAVRRIAPDSSYIVRTAWLYGAGGPNFAKTMIRLAGSHETVSVVTDQVGQPTWTADLARQIVAMLDADAPAGTYHGTNGGQGSWLDFTKAIYAEVGLDPERVLPTDSSAFVRPAPRPAYSVLGHDGWARAGIAPMRDWRDALHAAAAAGVLTA
- a CDS encoding glycosyltransferase — translated: MRILAFGTYQAADHPRVRVLADGLRERGHQVAEANVPLGLSTKERVAMLGGASGALRMVGRLARSWSRLVLVSTRVRRRARPDAVLVGYMGHFDVWLARLLFPRTPVVLDHLVFAATTAQDRGVGATGVKQRLLRFLDRAALTIADVVLVDTEEHRDVVPPSLRAKAVVVPVGATGAWYEAGAREADRRADAPLRVVFYGLFTPLQGAGTIGRAVGALPDDGSVLVTMIGSGQDLDEARRSATGGAPTEWRSWVDAAELPDLVAAHDVGIGIAGTTEKALKVVPNKVYQCAAAGLAVVTSDTAPQRRAFGDAVTSFPAGDAAALAAAVRALADDRDLLARRRAAAATAADRFRPAAAVAPLEDRLTTLLG